From the genome of Spinacia oleracea cultivar Varoflay chromosome 2, BTI_SOV_V1, whole genome shotgun sequence, one region includes:
- the LOC110803454 gene encoding phosphoribosylaminoimidazole carboxylase, chloroplastic: protein MLLQRQVALCSLPTCTKHAPFFSGISMASSSSSSSSVSFKSDYTNKLPSISCQASIQDSNSSIKNENVSVSVHGVSEKIMGVLGGGQLGRMLCQAASELAIKVAILDPSENCPASSLSHYHMVGSFDDSATVEEFAKRCGVLTVEIEHVDVATLDKLEKQGVDCQPKASTIRIIQDKYLQKLHFSRHGIPLPEFMEIDNYESAKRSGELFGYPLMIKSKRLAYDGRGNAVAKCEDDLSSAVTALGGYERGLYVEKWAPFVKELAVIVARGRDNSVLCYPVVETIHKENICHIVKAPAVVPWKVRKLATDVAHKAVSSLEGAGVFAVELFLTDSGEILLNEVAPRPHNSGHHTIESCYTSQYEQHLRAVVGLPLGDPSMKTSAAVMYNILGEDEGEPGFFIAHDIMRRALALPGASVHWYNKLEMKRQRKMGHITIVGSSMGIVEGHLKSLLKEDKSDVSVQVGIVMGSDSDLPVMKEASRILNMFAVAHEVRIVSAHRTPDLMFSYATSACERGIQVIIAGAGGAAHLPGMVAALTPLPVIGVPVRGSSLDGMDSLLSIVQMPRGVPVATVAINNATNAGLLAVRMLGVADTDLKSRMAQYLEDARNDVLVKAEKLHKDGWESYLNN, encoded by the exons ATGCTTCTTCAACGACAGGTTGCTCTCTGCTCACTGCCTACCTGCACAAAGCACGCTCCTTTCTTCTCAGGAATTTCCATGgcttcttcttcttcgtctTCTTCCTCTGTTTCTTTCAAGTCAGATTACACCAACAAACTCCCTTCAATCTCTTGTCAAGCTTCCATTCAAGATTCTAATTCTTCAATAAA GAATGAGAATGTGTCTGTATCTGTTCATGGTGTGTCTGAAAAGATTATGGGCGTATTGGGAGGCGGGCAGCTAGGTCGCATGTTATGCCAAGCTGCATCAGAACTGGCCATCAAAGTAGCTATATTGGACCCTTCAGAGAACTGCCCAGCTAGTTCTTTGTCACATTATCATATGGTTGGGAGCTTTGATGACAGTGCCACAGTTGAGGAATTTGCAAAAAG ATGTGGAGTTTTGACTGTGGAGATTGAGCATGTTGATGTTGCCACACTTGATAAGCTTGAAAAACAAGGAGTTGACTGCCAACCCAAAGCCTCTACCATTAGAATAATTCAG GATAAATATCTTCAAAAATTACACTTTTCTCGACATGGGATCCCGTTGCCTGAGTTTATGGAG ATAGATAATTATGAAAGTGCTAAGAGGTCTGGAGAGCTATTTGGTTATCCACTTATGATTAAGAGCAAAAGGCTTGCCTATGATGGACGCGGTAATGCTGTTGCTAAGTGTGAAGATGATCTTTCTTCTGCAGTCACTG CACTTGGAGGGTATGAACGAGGTTTGTATGTTGAGAAATGGGCTCCATTCGTAAAG GAATTGGCTGTCATTGTTGCTAGAGGAAGAGACAATTCTGTCTTGTGCTATCCTGTTGTTGAAACAATACACAA GGAAAATATTTGTCACATTGTTAAGGCTCCGGCTGTTGTACCATGGAAAGTAAGAAAATTAGCCACTGATGTTGCACATAAAGCTGTAAGCTCTTTGGAAGGAGCAGGTGTCTTTGCAGTAGAGTTGTTCTTGACAGATTCTGGAGAG ATCCTTCTTAATGAAGTAGCTCCAAGACCGCATAACAGTGGACATCATACTATTGAATCTTGTTATACCTCTCAGTATGAGCAACACTTGAGAGCAGTTGTTGGTCTTCCACTCGGTGATCCGTCTATGAAGACGTCAGCTGCAGTCATGTATAACATACTGGGAGAAGATGAG GGGGAACCAGGTTTCTTTATAGCTCATGATATCATGAGAAGAGCTCTAGCTTTGCCAGGGGCGTCTGTTCATTGGTATAACAAATTAG AAATGAAAAGGCAACGCAAGATGGGTCACATCACCATTGTTGGCTCTTCTATGGGCATTGTGGAGGGACATCTGAAATCCTTGCTAAAAGAAGACAAGTCAGATG tcTCTGTCCAAGTTGGAATTGTTATGGGATCCGATTCAGATCTTCCTGTCATGAAGGAAGCTTCCCGGATCTTAAATATGTTTGCAGTGGCACATGAG GTCAGAATTGTGTCTGCACACAGAACCCCAGATTTGATGTTTTCATACGCTACGTCTGCTTGTGAACGAGGTATCCAAGTCATCATTGCTGGTGCTGGTGGTGCAGCACATTTGCCAG GTATGGTCGCAGCACTTACTCCACTGCCAGTCATTGGTGTCCCTGTACGTGGTTCCTCGTTGGATGGAATGGATTCCCTGTTATCAATTGTTCAG ATGCCTAGAGGAGTTCCTGTTGCAACAGTTGCGATAAACAATGCTACAAATGCTGGACTCCTTGCAGTGAGGATGTTGGGGGTTGCTGATACAGATTTGAAGTCTAG AATGGCCCAGTATCTCGAAGATGCTAGAAACGATGTGTTGGTAAAGGCTGAAAAGCTACACAAGGATGGATGGGAATCATATTTGAACAATTGA
- the LOC110803465 gene encoding transcription factor bHLH35, producing the protein MDNFDPLWETDIIGMYLQNQEFDSLGFDDTLSSYYDYDSSSPDGCASSMTSKNIVSERKRRQKLNERLFALRAVVPNITKMDKASIIKDAISYIKELHEQERRIKSDISDLEHRRSKNGNNNSCSMMDYDQELPFVQIKSKKKRTDHRKQQQQQHYDSNGCYRSSVIDDLEVRVSYVGERTIVVSLTCSKREGTMVKLCEMFESLKLKIITAHITAFAGRLLKTVFLEADELEKDHLRIKIERVISSSTHI; encoded by the exons ATGGACAACTTCGACCCACTCTGGGAAACAGACATCATCGGAATGTACCTCCAAAATCAAGAATTCGACAG TTTGGGATTTGATGACACTTTATCGTCTTATTACGACTACGATTCGAGCTCGCCGGATGGTTGTGCTTCTTCCATGACTTCGAAGAACATCGTTTCTGAAAGAAAGCGTCGACAAAAGCTTAATGAACGCCTTTTCGCTCTTCGAGCAGTTGTTCCCAACATTACTAAG ATGGACAAAGCGTCGATAATTAAGGACGCAATAAGCTACATAAAAGAGCTCCATGAACAAGAACGGAGGATCAAATCCGACATATCGGATCTCGAACATCGAAGATCGAAGAATGGCAATAATAATAGTTGTTCAATGATGGATTATGATCAAGAATTGCCTTTTGTACAAATCAAGTCCAAGAAAAAAAGAACTGATCATcgcaaacaacaacaacaacaacattatGACTCCAATGGTTGTTACCGATCTTCTGTCATTGATGATTTAGAA GTGAGGGTGTCATACGTGGGGGAGAGGACTATAGTAGTGAGCTTGACTTGTAGTAAAAGAGAGGGTACAATGGTAAAATTATGTGAGATGTTTGAGTCTCTAAAGCTCAAGATTATTACAGCTCATATCACTGCTTTTGCTGGGAGACTTTTGAAGACAGTCTTTCTCGAG GCAGATGAATTGGAAAAAGATCACTTGAGGATAAAGATCGAAAGAGTGATATCATCATCTACACACATTTAG